A single genomic interval of Staphylococcus hyicus harbors:
- the hxlB gene encoding 6-phospho-3-hexuloisomerase, protein MTVFNYQLILNEIEQTLNSVNPESAQQFEQQVIDAPTVFVSGKGRSGFVANGFAMRLNQLGKKAHVVGESTTPSIQKGDVFVIISGSGSTAHLKLLAEKAKEVEADVLLITTKPDSAIGQLANLAIELPAGTKHDAEGSDQPLGSLFEQSAQLFLDSLVLNLQTRLNISEETMQHNHANLE, encoded by the coding sequence ATGACAGTATTCAATTACCAACTCATTTTAAATGAAATCGAACAGACGTTAAATTCAGTGAATCCTGAATCAGCGCAACAGTTTGAACAACAGGTGATTGATGCGCCTACAGTATTTGTTTCAGGTAAAGGGCGGTCAGGATTTGTGGCGAATGGTTTTGCGATGCGTTTAAATCAACTTGGTAAAAAAGCGCATGTTGTAGGGGAGTCGACAACGCCGTCGATTCAAAAAGGAGACGTCTTTGTTATCATATCCGGTTCCGGTTCTACGGCGCATTTAAAATTACTTGCTGAGAAAGCAAAAGAAGTTGAAGCAGACGTGTTACTCATTACTACGAAACCTGATTCTGCAATAGGACAGTTGGCGAATCTTGCAATTGAATTGCCAGCGGGCACGAAACATGATGCTGAAGGTTCAGATCAACCGTTAGGAAGTTTATTTGAACAAAGCGCGCAACTCTTTTTAGATAGTCTCGTGTTAAATTTACAAACACGTTTGAATATTTCTGAAGAAACGATGCAACACAATCATGCCAATTTAGAATAA
- the nagB gene encoding glucosamine-6-phosphate deaminase: protein MKVTNLGTKDRVSCYVATELYQFMLHQPHARLGLATGGTMVDMYGHLVALLNKNNLDVSHIHTFNLDEYVGLHATHPESYNHYMHQILFNRYPKFTEAFLHIPNGDVDDVNKEAKRYEAILDQEGPIDIQILGIGQNGHIGFNEPGTSFDTETHCVNLTESTIEANSRYFENKRDVPRQAISMGLQSIMKAKRIILIALGPHKKAAMTRLMTGEVTPDLPASILHRHPNVEVFVDDEAMPNS from the coding sequence ATGAAAGTAACAAATCTCGGTACGAAAGATCGTGTGTCATGTTATGTTGCGACTGAATTGTATCAGTTTATGTTGCACCAACCACATGCACGTCTCGGTTTAGCGACAGGGGGAACGATGGTCGATATGTATGGTCATTTAGTAGCTTTATTAAATAAAAATAATCTCGATGTCTCACATATCCATACTTTCAATCTCGATGAATATGTAGGGTTACATGCAACACATCCAGAAAGCTACAATCACTATATGCACCAAATCTTGTTTAATCGTTATCCAAAATTTACAGAAGCGTTTTTGCACATTCCAAATGGAGATGTTGATGACGTTAATAAAGAAGCCAAACGTTATGAAGCGATTTTAGATCAAGAAGGACCGATTGATATTCAAATTTTAGGTATTGGTCAAAATGGGCACATCGGTTTTAATGAACCCGGGACTTCATTTGATACAGAAACACACTGTGTCAATTTAACTGAAAGTACAATAGAAGCGAATAGTCGTTATTTTGAAAATAAGCGTGATGTACCACGACAGGCAATTTCGATGGGACTTCAATCAATCATGAAAGCAAAACGCATCATTTTAATCGCACTGGGTCCGCATAAAAAAGCGGCAATGACACGCTTGATGACAGGTGAAGTGACACCAGATTTACCAGCTTCTATTTTGCATCGCCACCCAAATGTGGAGGTTTTTGTTGATGATGAAGCAATGCCGAATTCATAA
- a CDS encoding thiolase family protein yields the protein MNKAVIVAAKRTPIGVYGGKLHKWEPEDLLKPLLQHFQKMLPCDLNTLDDVILGNVVGNGGNIARKSFLEAGIDVRVPGLTIDRQCGSGLEAIQLACRLVESGAGDFYIAGGVESTSRAPWKMKRPTSLYPSEPPQFFERASFAPSDQDPSMIEAAENVAHTFQITREDQDRFAYTSHIKTAKAFENHQLDDEIVPLKVQGSWMTHDESVRPDIKLARLKRLKPLLPNGTVTVGNCCLKHDGAALVVVMSQEKARTLGLSKGVYFKGYAIEGVAPTLLGSGPIPAVKELLEKHHLTITDIDAVELNEAFSAQVLACQRELNISDAQLNRYGGAIAMGHPYSASGAILVTRLFYMTDAMRTIATMGIGGGMGNAALFERWS from the coding sequence ATGAATAAAGCAGTAATAGTGGCGGCAAAACGAACGCCGATAGGGGTATATGGTGGTAAGTTACATAAATGGGAACCAGAAGATTTACTGAAACCATTACTGCAACATTTTCAGAAGATGCTCCCATGCGATTTGAATACATTGGATGATGTCATTTTAGGTAATGTGGTTGGAAATGGTGGGAATATTGCTCGCAAAAGTTTTTTAGAAGCAGGCATTGATGTACGTGTGCCTGGTTTAACCATTGATCGTCAATGTGGGTCGGGTTTAGAGGCGATTCAATTAGCGTGTCGTCTTGTAGAAAGTGGTGCAGGTGACTTTTATATTGCTGGAGGTGTAGAGAGTACAAGCCGTGCACCTTGGAAAATGAAGCGACCGACGTCTCTCTATCCTTCAGAGCCTCCACAATTTTTTGAGCGTGCCTCATTCGCACCAAGCGATCAAGATCCGTCCATGATTGAGGCAGCTGAAAATGTAGCTCATACCTTTCAAATCACGCGAGAGGATCAGGACAGATTTGCATATACCAGTCACATTAAAACTGCTAAAGCTTTTGAAAATCATCAACTTGACGATGAAATCGTACCTTTAAAAGTTCAAGGATCATGGATGACGCATGATGAAAGTGTACGTCCTGATATTAAATTAGCGCGCTTAAAACGTTTAAAGCCGTTACTTCCAAATGGCACTGTAACAGTAGGGAATTGCTGTTTAAAGCATGACGGGGCAGCGCTTGTAGTTGTAATGTCACAAGAAAAAGCACGTACGCTTGGTCTATCTAAAGGTGTATATTTTAAAGGCTACGCGATTGAAGGGGTTGCGCCTACGCTTTTAGGAAGTGGACCTATTCCAGCGGTAAAAGAACTTTTAGAAAAGCATCATCTGACTATAACAGATATCGACGCGGTAGAGTTGAATGAAGCCTTTAGCGCACAAGTACTCGCATGCCAACGAGAGCTTAATATTTCTGACGCACAACTCAACCGATACGGTGGCGCTATTGCGATGGGACATCCCTACAGTGCAAGTGGGGCTATTTTAGTGACGCGCTTGTTTTACATGACAGATGCAATGCGGACGATAGCGACGATGGGTATTGGAGGAGGCATGGGTAATGCAGCACTGTTCGAACGTTGGTCATAG
- a CDS encoding AMP-binding protein, translating to MAQLLERIETYATCQPHAIALHIDDERIDYKHLQQQLEQKAMQLPDACKGQRVGLSFNQIQDFVVHYLAVLHKGGIPCVFDPKWTEARLHVLYERYHIGFVLNESGIEATPYQCDTQTRPLLHIGFTSGTTGLPKAFYRNEASWIASFEQNDTLIEKTLGERCTLVALGPYAHSLTLYVMIYALFYGRTFLGQNNYNIQQCATRIASLYTPCILFLVPTMVFDWVRHAHQNSNVKHVFISGDKLSSSLHQQLKAQLPLATIDEFFGTSEASFISVNRNQTAPLNSVGTIFPNVDIHIDQPDAKGVGKLFVHSAMAFQGYVGQTPSTWIQTGDYARVDHDVLYLHGRIEDMMIIGGRNVYPTVVEHYIKKLEGIEDVIIVKQPHSKFGELAVALYIGACTFHYQTMKQQLAKVLSRYEIPSKFIRVTTLPYTSSGKVSRRLAQQKYESGDFDE from the coding sequence ATGGCACAATTACTAGAACGTATTGAAACGTATGCGACATGTCAACCGCATGCAATTGCTTTACATATTGATGATGAACGAATAGATTATAAGCACTTACAACAACAATTAGAACAGAAAGCAATGCAATTGCCAGATGCGTGTAAAGGTCAACGTGTGGGGCTTTCATTTAACCAGATTCAAGACTTTGTAGTGCATTATTTGGCAGTGTTACATAAGGGAGGTATTCCTTGTGTTTTTGATCCGAAATGGACAGAAGCGCGTCTTCACGTGTTATATGAACGTTATCATATCGGTTTTGTGTTAAATGAGTCAGGTATCGAAGCCACGCCTTATCAATGTGACACACAAACGCGTCCTTTATTACATATCGGCTTTACATCCGGCACAACAGGGTTACCGAAGGCATTTTACCGAAATGAAGCGTCATGGATTGCCTCATTTGAACAAAATGACACATTAATAGAAAAAACATTAGGTGAGCGGTGTACACTTGTTGCACTAGGACCCTATGCACACTCTTTAACGTTGTACGTAATGATATATGCATTATTTTATGGTCGTACCTTTTTGGGGCAAAACAATTATAATATTCAACAATGTGCAACGAGAATTGCATCTTTATACACGCCGTGCATACTCTTTTTAGTGCCCACTATGGTGTTTGATTGGGTGCGACATGCGCATCAAAATTCTAACGTGAAACATGTATTTATATCTGGAGATAAATTGTCATCATCATTACATCAGCAATTAAAGGCACAATTGCCTTTAGCGACGATTGATGAATTTTTTGGTACGTCTGAAGCGAGTTTTATTAGTGTGAACCGTAATCAAACAGCCCCGTTAAATTCAGTAGGTACGATTTTTCCTAATGTCGATATACACATCGACCAACCGGATGCAAAAGGGGTGGGCAAGTTGTTTGTGCATAGTGCGATGGCTTTTCAAGGGTATGTCGGTCAGACACCATCGACGTGGATTCAAACCGGTGATTACGCACGAGTTGACCATGATGTCTTATATTTGCACGGACGTATAGAAGATATGATGATTATTGGTGGACGTAACGTCTACCCAACAGTAGTTGAGCATTATATTAAAAAATTAGAAGGGATTGAAGACGTGATTATCGTCAAACAACCGCATTCAAAATTTGGTGAATTAGCTGTTGCCCTGTATATCGGAGCATGTACGTTTCACTATCAAACAATGAAACAACAGCTTGCAAAAGTGCTCTCTCGTTATGAAATTCCGTCAAAATTCATTCGCGTAACCACACTCCCTTATACGTCAAGTGGGAAAGTATCTCGACGTTTAGCACAACAAAAGTATGAAAGTGGTGATTTTGATGAATAA
- a CDS encoding N-acetylmannosamine-6-phosphate 2-epimerase, translating into MLPQGLIVSCQALPDEPLHSSFIMSKMALAAKEGGAVGIRANTKADILAIKQEVDLPVIGIVKRDYEGSSVFITATRKEIDELIESGCEVIAMDATLRERPAEDLETLVAYVRQQAPHIELMADIATVEEAQHAETLGFDYIGTTLHGYTEQTQGQVLYTNDFQFLDEVLKHVNQKVIAEGNVMTPEMLKIVTDKGVYASVVGGAITRPRDITKRFVNALHGG; encoded by the coding sequence ATGTTACCTCAAGGATTAATTGTATCTTGTCAAGCGTTACCTGATGAGCCACTGCACTCATCGTTTATTATGAGTAAAATGGCGCTAGCAGCTAAAGAAGGTGGTGCTGTAGGGATACGAGCGAACACGAAAGCAGATATTTTAGCGATTAAACAAGAAGTAGATTTACCTGTCATTGGGATTGTTAAAAGAGATTATGAAGGGTCTAGCGTGTTTATCACCGCGACACGTAAGGAAATTGATGAATTAATAGAAAGTGGTTGTGAAGTGATCGCGATGGATGCAACGTTACGCGAACGACCGGCAGAAGATTTAGAAACATTAGTGGCATATGTGCGTCAACAAGCGCCGCATATTGAATTGATGGCGGACATCGCAACTGTAGAGGAGGCACAACATGCTGAAACTTTAGGGTTTGATTACATTGGTACAACATTACATGGTTATACTGAACAAACACAAGGACAGGTGCTCTATACCAATGATTTTCAATTTTTAGATGAGGTTTTGAAACATGTCAATCAAAAAGTGATTGCTGAAGGGAATGTCATGACACCAGAAATGCTAAAGATTGTAACGGATAAAGGTGTTTATGCGTCTGTTGTTGGGGGAGCAATCACGCGCCCGCGCGATATCACGAAACGTTTTGTCAATGCATTACACGGAGGTTGA
- a CDS encoding DUF423 domain-containing protein produces the protein MKVFIILGALNALFAVGTGAFGAHALEGKLSEHYMSVWEKATMYQMYHALGLVLIGIVGGAFDVNVGWAGWLMFLGILFFSGSLYILSLTGVSVLGAITPIGGVLFVVSWLMLAIAAFKI, from the coding sequence ATGAAAGTATTTATAATTTTAGGCGCATTAAATGCACTGTTCGCTGTTGGCACAGGTGCATTCGGCGCACATGCTTTAGAAGGAAAATTATCAGAACACTATATGTCTGTTTGGGAAAAAGCGACGATGTACCAAATGTACCATGCATTAGGATTAGTTCTGATTGGTATTGTTGGTGGCGCATTTGACGTGAATGTAGGATGGGCAGGTTGGCTCATGTTTTTAGGTATTTTATTCTTTAGTGGGTCTTTATACATTTTGTCACTGACAGGAGTAAGTGTTTTAGGTGCAATTACACCAATTGGTGGCGTGTTATTTGTCGTGAGCTGGCTTATGCTTGCGATTGCAGCATTTAAAATTTAA
- the thiD gene encoding bifunctional hydroxymethylpyrimidine kinase/phosphomethylpyrimidine kinase: MALKKVLTIAGSDTSAGAGMQADLKTFQEHDTYGMVALAAIVTMDKNTWSHDVTPIPFDVFNKQLETVISIGPDAVKTGMLGTQEVIKRAGEAFTESGAKHFVVDPVMVCKGEDEVLNPGNTDAMIEYLLPKATVVTPNLFEAGQLSGLGTLKSIEDMKKAAQIIHNQGAQHVVIKGGKALDQDKSYDLYYDGQTYYQLTTDMFQQSYNHGAGCTFAAATTANLANGLTPKEAVINAKAFVASAIKNGWKMNDFVGPVDHGAANRIEKIDVEVTEI, from the coding sequence ATGGCATTAAAAAAAGTATTAACCATTGCAGGTTCTGACACAAGTGCTGGGGCTGGCATGCAAGCTGATTTAAAAACATTTCAAGAGCATGACACTTATGGCATGGTTGCACTTGCTGCAATTGTCACTATGGATAAAAACACATGGTCACACGATGTGACGCCAATTCCATTCGATGTGTTTAATAAACAACTTGAAACGGTCATTAGTATTGGCCCAGATGCCGTTAAAACAGGTATGCTTGGAACACAAGAAGTTATCAAACGTGCCGGGGAAGCTTTTACAGAGTCTGGCGCAAAGCATTTTGTTGTAGACCCTGTTATGGTATGTAAAGGGGAAGACGAAGTATTAAACCCGGGAAATACTGATGCAATGATTGAATATTTACTACCAAAAGCAACTGTTGTGACGCCCAACTTGTTTGAAGCAGGTCAATTGTCAGGGTTGGGGACATTAAAATCTATAGAAGATATGAAAAAAGCGGCTCAAATCATTCATAATCAAGGTGCGCAACATGTAGTCATTAAAGGTGGTAAAGCACTGGATCAAGATAAGTCATACGATTTGTATTATGATGGTCAAACATACTATCAATTAACGACAGATATGTTCCAACAAAGTTATAATCATGGTGCAGGGTGTACATTCGCTGCTGCAACGACAGCAAATTTGGCAAACGGCTTAACACCAAAAGAAGCTGTTATTAATGCAAAAGCGTTTGTTGCTTCAGCGATTAAAAATGGATGGAAAATGAATGACTTTGTAGGCCCAGTTGATCACGGTGCCGCAAATCGCATTGAAAAAATTGACGTTGAAGTTACAGAAATTTAA
- a CDS encoding uracil-DNA glycosylase translates to MEWSTIFHEIKSKHDFKAMHDFLEKEYTTEIVYPERKNIYQAFDLTPFDNVKVVILGQDPYHGPNQAHGLAFSVQPNAKFPPSLRNMYKELEADIGCHRTSPHLQDWAREGVLLLNTVLTVRHGEAHSHRDIGWETFTNEIIQAISDNREGVVFILWGKPAQQKERLIDTSKHFIIKSPHPSPLSAHRGFFGSKPYSQANAYLEQQGKAPIHWCERGGDA, encoded by the coding sequence ATGGAATGGTCCACCATTTTTCATGAAATAAAATCAAAACATGATTTTAAAGCGATGCATGATTTTTTAGAAAAAGAGTATACGACTGAAATTGTTTATCCAGAACGTAAAAATATATACCAAGCGTTTGATTTAACACCATTTGACAATGTCAAAGTTGTGATTTTAGGTCAAGATCCTTATCACGGTCCGAACCAAGCACATGGTCTTGCTTTTTCAGTCCAACCCAATGCGAAATTTCCACCTTCGTTACGTAATATGTATAAAGAGTTAGAGGCTGACATTGGCTGTCATCGTACGTCGCCACACTTGCAAGATTGGGCGCGAGAGGGTGTTCTGTTATTAAATACTGTGCTTACAGTGCGCCATGGAGAAGCGCACTCTCATCGAGATATTGGTTGGGAAACGTTTACCAATGAAATCATTCAAGCTATCTCAGACAATCGTGAAGGTGTTGTATTTATTTTATGGGGAAAACCTGCACAACAAAAAGAACGCCTCATTGATACGTCAAAACATTTTATTATAAAATCACCCCATCCGAGCCCATTGTCGGCACATCGTGGTTTTTTTGGTTCAAAACCGTATTCACAAGCAAATGCTTATTTAGAACAACAAGGCAAAGCACCAATACATTGGTGTGAGAGAGGAGGAGACGCATGA
- a CDS encoding APC family permease codes for MQNKHNQIDRGDLQANLSEKFVWAIAYGSCIGWGSFILPGDWIAQSGPIAASIGILIGALLMIIIAVSYGALVERFPVSGGGFAFSYLGFGRYVSFFSSWFLTFGYICVVALNATAFSLLIKFLLPDFLEVGKLYTIAGWDVYITEIIIATVLLLVFMFIAIKGASVSGSLQYYFCVAMVTVVVLLFISSFFGSNFSFNNLQPLNGPQYGWFQAIIMIVAVAPWAYVGFDNIPQTAEEFNFSPNKTFKLIVYSLIAAGLTYTMMILYTGWLSGASQDLWLTGSVTREAFGTIGLGVLAIAIIMGIFTGLNGFLLSSSRLLFSMGRSGIMPTVFSKLHPKYKTPYVAIIFLVSLTLIAPWLGRTALTWIVDMSSTGVSVAYFVTCLAAAKLFSYDKSSPSYGPVYKTFAIVGSVIAFVFLFLLLFPWSPASLSGPSYIALAGWTVLGFIFFIIRYPKLRRIDKEELSKLILDANNKDIVKMIEK; via the coding sequence ATGCAAAATAAACACAATCAAATAGATCGTGGCGATTTACAAGCGAATTTATCAGAGAAGTTTGTATGGGCAATTGCGTATGGCTCTTGTATTGGATGGGGGTCCTTTATATTACCTGGTGACTGGATTGCACAATCAGGTCCTATTGCCGCATCAATTGGAATATTAATCGGTGCGTTGCTCATGATCATTATCGCCGTAAGTTACGGTGCTTTAGTTGAACGATTCCCAGTATCTGGCGGAGGTTTTGCGTTTAGTTATTTAGGATTCGGACGTTATGTTAGCTTTTTTTCATCTTGGTTTTTAACATTTGGATATATTTGCGTAGTGGCATTAAATGCTACAGCGTTTAGTTTATTAATTAAATTTTTACTTCCTGACTTTTTAGAGGTTGGAAAATTATATACGATTGCTGGCTGGGATGTTTATATCACAGAAATTATTATTGCTACAGTCTTATTACTCGTATTTATGTTCATTGCGATTAAAGGTGCGAGTGTCTCAGGTTCATTACAGTATTATTTTTGTGTAGCGATGGTGACAGTGGTCGTATTACTTTTTATAAGCTCATTTTTTGGGTCGAATTTTTCATTTAACAACTTGCAACCGTTAAATGGACCGCAGTATGGTTGGTTTCAAGCCATTATTATGATTGTCGCTGTTGCGCCGTGGGCCTATGTTGGATTTGATAACATTCCTCAAACGGCAGAAGAGTTTAATTTCTCACCCAATAAAACATTTAAATTAATCGTATATAGCTTAATCGCTGCTGGATTAACATACACAATGATGATTTTATACACTGGGTGGTTAAGTGGTGCAAGTCAAGACTTATGGTTAACAGGTTCAGTTACGCGTGAAGCGTTTGGAACGATTGGTTTGGGTGTGTTAGCCATTGCCATAATAATGGGAATATTCACAGGTTTAAATGGCTTCTTACTTAGCTCAAGTCGTTTATTGTTTTCAATGGGACGCTCAGGGATTATGCCAACCGTTTTCAGTAAACTACACCCAAAATATAAAACACCTTATGTGGCGATTATCTTTTTAGTTTCATTGACATTAATTGCACCTTGGCTCGGACGTACTGCACTCACTTGGATTGTGGATATGTCATCTACAGGGGTTTCGGTCGCGTATTTTGTGACCTGTCTAGCAGCGGCCAAGTTATTCAGTTATGACAAATCGAGTCCGTCTTATGGGCCCGTCTATAAAACATTTGCGATTGTAGGTTCGGTGATTGCATTTGTATTCTTATTCTTATTGCTGTTCCCATGGTCACCAGCATCATTATCAGGGCCATCGTATATTGCATTAGCAGGATGGACAGTATTAGGATTCATTTTCTTCATCATACGTTATCCTAAATTACGTCGCATCGATAAAGAAGAACTTTCAAAATTGATTTTAGATGCAAATAACAAAGATATCGTAAAAATGATTGAGAAATAG
- a CDS encoding DUF5327 family protein has translation MNKEKMIELIEAELIKAEASQTNSEFEKHMYAIHTLTSLYSHSDSQSSAPSLQRKQGKQVTVSHASSSAQTVTDEEIRLMGGKVPSQASHASHTPSNPRMITDDALGNGESLFDF, from the coding sequence ATGAATAAAGAAAAAATGATTGAACTCATTGAAGCTGAATTAATAAAGGCAGAGGCCTCCCAAACTAATAGTGAATTTGAAAAACATATGTATGCCATTCATACGCTTACATCATTATATTCACATTCCGATTCACAATCTTCTGCACCATCCTTACAGCGCAAGCAAGGGAAGCAAGTTACCGTTTCACACGCTTCATCCTCTGCACAGACGGTAACAGATGAAGAAATTCGTTTAATGGGTGGTAAAGTGCCATCACAAGCGTCACATGCATCACATACGCCTTCGAATCCTCGAATGATCACAGATGATGCCTTAGGAAATGGAGAATCACTTTTTGACTTTTAA
- the hxlA gene encoding 3-hexulose-6-phosphate synthase produces MELQLAIDLLNKEDAAELAKKVTDYVDIVEIGTPIVINEGLPAVQHLKDNVEDRDVKVLADLKIMDAADYEVSQAIKFGADVVTILGVAEDESIKNAIAEAHKHGKQLLVDLIAAQDLEKRAKEIDAMGADYIAVHTGYDLQAQGQSPLESLRKVKSAISQSKVAVAGGIKPDTIKEVVAENPDLIIVGGGIANADDPAKAAKQCREIMDGQ; encoded by the coding sequence ATGGAATTACAATTAGCGATTGATTTATTAAATAAAGAAGATGCGGCTGAATTAGCAAAAAAAGTCACAGATTATGTAGATATTGTAGAAATCGGTACGCCGATTGTGATCAATGAAGGCCTCCCAGCAGTCCAACATTTAAAAGATAATGTTGAAGATAGAGATGTTAAAGTATTAGCAGATTTAAAAATTATGGACGCTGCGGATTACGAAGTGAGTCAAGCCATCAAATTTGGTGCGGACGTCGTAACGATTTTAGGTGTTGCAGAAGATGAATCGATTAAAAATGCGATTGCGGAAGCACACAAACATGGAAAACAATTACTTGTGGATTTAATTGCAGCTCAAGATTTAGAAAAACGTGCAAAAGAAATAGATGCAATGGGTGCAGACTATATTGCTGTGCATACAGGTTATGATTTACAAGCGCAAGGCCAATCACCACTTGAAAGTTTGCGTAAAGTGAAATCAGCAATCAGTCAATCCAAAGTTGCTGTTGCAGGTGGCATTAAGCCTGACACAATTAAAGAAGTTGTCGCTGAAAATCCAGATTTAATCATTGTTGGTGGGGGTATCGCAAATGCAGATGACCCTGCTAAAGCCGCTAAACAATGTCGTGAAATCATGGATGGTCAATAA
- a CDS encoding PTS transporter subunit EIIC: MKKAFEKAQQFGKSFMLPIAILPAAGLLLGIGGALSNPNTIKAYPILDVQFLQHIFVLMRSAGSIVFQNLPVIFAVGVAIGLAKRDKGTAGLAAILGFLIMNATMNALLTINDNLAVTEQLAKKGQGMVLGIQTVETGVFGGIIIGIMTAFLHNKYNKVTLPQFLGFFGGSRFIPIITSFSAIFVGVIMYFVWPLIQHLIFGAGGIVTKTGVIGTFFYGFILRMLGPFGLHHIFYLPFWQTALGGSIEVKGHLVQGTQNIFFAQLGDPNVKQYYEGVSRFMSGRFITMMFGLLGAALAIYHTSKPENKKVVGGLMLSAALTSFLTGITEPLEFSFLFVAPLLYVIHALLDGLAFMMADIFNITIGQTFSGGFIDYILFGVLQGNEKTNFLYVIPIGIVWFCLYYFIFKFLIIKMNFKTPGREEQMNVSVSKGESAQTIIEALGGKSNISEVDCCATRLRVTVYNNEKINETQIKQTGAKGIIKQGHGIQIVYGPHVTSIKNEIEENVQI, translated from the coding sequence ATGAAAAAAGCATTTGAAAAAGCGCAACAATTTGGGAAATCTTTTATGTTACCCATTGCAATTTTGCCTGCAGCGGGGTTGTTACTTGGAATTGGTGGTGCGTTGAGTAATCCAAACACCATCAAAGCATATCCCATATTAGATGTTCAATTTTTACAGCACATATTTGTATTAATGCGTTCTGCAGGTAGCATTGTGTTTCAAAATTTACCCGTCATTTTTGCAGTAGGTGTAGCCATTGGATTGGCTAAAAGGGATAAAGGGACAGCTGGTTTAGCAGCGATTCTAGGATTTTTAATTATGAATGCAACGATGAATGCGTTATTAACGATTAATGATAACCTCGCAGTTACAGAACAACTTGCGAAAAAGGGGCAAGGTATGGTTCTAGGCATACAAACTGTAGAAACAGGTGTGTTTGGAGGAATCATCATTGGTATCATGACTGCGTTTTTACATAATAAATATAATAAAGTCACGCTACCACAGTTTTTAGGTTTTTTTGGGGGATCAAGGTTTATACCTATCATCACATCGTTTAGTGCTATTTTTGTAGGTGTAATCATGTATTTCGTTTGGCCGTTGATTCAACATCTCATCTTTGGTGCAGGGGGGATTGTAACAAAAACGGGTGTTATCGGAACATTTTTTTATGGATTTATTTTAAGAATGTTAGGACCATTTGGTTTACACCATATTTTTTATCTCCCATTTTGGCAAACTGCTTTAGGCGGTTCAATTGAAGTGAAAGGACATCTTGTACAAGGTACTCAAAACATTTTCTTTGCTCAATTAGGAGACCCAAATGTTAAACAATATTATGAGGGTGTTTCTAGGTTTATGTCGGGGCGTTTCATTACGATGATGTTTGGTTTGTTAGGTGCGGCTTTGGCAATATATCACACATCGAAGCCTGAGAATAAAAAGGTTGTAGGTGGTTTGATGTTATCTGCAGCGTTAACTTCATTTTTAACAGGTATTACGGAGCCATTAGAATTTAGTTTTCTATTTGTTGCCCCATTGTTGTATGTGATACATGCTTTGTTAGATGGTTTGGCTTTTATGATGGCGGATATTTTCAATATTACAATTGGTCAAACATTTAGTGGTGGTTTTATTGATTATATTCTGTTTGGCGTTTTACAAGGTAATGAAAAAACTAATTTTTTATATGTCATCCCTATTGGTATTGTATGGTTCTGCTTATACTATTTTATATTTAAATTTCTAATTATTAAAATGAATTTTAAAACGCCTGGTAGAGAAGAACAAATGAATGTGTCTGTCAGTAAAGGTGAAAGCGCACAAACTATTATAGAAGCATTGGGCGGTAAATCAAATATTAGTGAAGTGGATTGTTGTGCAACGCGTTTGAGAGTGACTGTGTATAATAATGAAAAAATAAATGAAACGCAAATAAAACAGACAGGTGCAAAAGGCATCATTAAGCAAGGTCATGGTATTCAGATTGTCTATGGACCACATGTGACAAGTATAAAAAATGAAATTGAAGAAAATGTGCAAATTTAA